From the Drosophila willistoni isolate 14030-0811.24 chromosome 2L unlocalized genomic scaffold, UCI_dwil_1.1 Seg168, whole genome shotgun sequence genome, the window GAAATGAATCATAGTTCATTGCTACTACCAAATAAACAGCTTTACAATCAATTCATATTTTGCATTAGCTTCATCCATCATtctattgttgttattttaatttgtttttataaaaatctatttttaaaccgtccaaaaataaagatgtggttttatttctttatttttgacGTCGTGGCtcattcataaaaaaaagaatgggTGGAGAATGGAGCTTGGATGAATGCAGTAGACTAACTTGTTATTCtacattttagttttaaaatattgacTTGGGTTTTACTGAGTGTCATGACCTAAATGTTGTTACAAGTTCGGGGTACACATAAAGTGAAAGCGCTTTGTGGTTTTCACATTTTCTCAAGCCCAACAAATTCTTtcgaaagaaaataaattactCTCCTCGTATGATTTTAATCAACTTTTTCTTGGCTCCCTAatatgcaaaataaataacaaatgtGCAACATTAATTAGAGTTGTGAACAAAATGGGATCCGACTTTATTTATTACGTTGTTAAAAGAACAAATATTTTAGAACTTAAGCTTTGTtctcggtttttttttatttttcgcaaaacattttttgagttgttggttgttgtggttgttgttgtgtgtttagTTCTCGTCGACCTCAGCCTCTTGTTCCTCCTCGAATTCGGCATCTTCGTCGGCAGTGGCTTCTTGGTACTGCTGGTATTCAGAGACCAGATCGTTCATGTTGCTTTCGGCCTCAGTGAACTCCATCTCGTCCATACCCTCACCAGTGTACCAATGCAAGAAAGCCTTGCGACGGAACATAGCAGTGAACTGTTCAGAGATGCGCTTGAACAGCTCCTGAATGGCGGTGGAGTTGCCAATGAATGTGGCAGACATCTTCAGACCACGTGGTGGGATGTCGCACACAGCGGTCTTAACATTGTTGGGGATCCATTCAACAAAGTAGGAGCTGTTCTTGTTCTGGATGTTGAGCATCTGTTCGTCGACCTCCTTCATGGACATACGGCCACGGAAGATGGCAGCAACTGTCAGGTAACGGCCATGACGAGGATCGCAGGCAGCCATCATGTTCTTGGCATCGAACATCTGTTGGGTCAGCTCGGGTACGGTCAAAGCACGGTATTGCTGAGAGCCGCGAGATGTGAGTGGTGCAAAACCGGGCATGAAGAAATGCAGACGGGGGAATGGAACCATGTTGACAGCCAGTTTACGGAGATCAGCATTCAGTTGGCCGGGGAAACGGAGGCACGTCGTTACACCAGACATTGTCAGGGAAACCAAATGGTTCAAATCACCATAAGTGGGGGTTGTCAGCTTAAGGGTACGGAAGCAGATATCGTAGAGAGCCTCGTTATCGATGCAGTAGGTTTCATCTGTGTTCTCAACCAACTGATGCACCGACAATGTGGCATTGTAGGGTTCCACCACGGTGTCGGACACCTTGGGTGAAGGCACAACCGAGTATGTGTTCATGATTCTGTCGGGGTATTCTTCACGGATCTTAGAAATCAGCAAGGTACCCATACCGGAACCAGTGCCGCCACCAAGCGAGTGTGTAAGCTGGAAGCCCTGCAAGCAATCGCAGGATTCAGCCTCTTTGCGAACGACATCGAGCACGGAATCGACCAGCTCGGCGCCTTCTGTGTAATGACCCTTGGCCCAGTTGTTACCAGCACCGGACTGTCCGAATACAAAGTTATCGGGCCTGAAGATCTGACCGAATGGTCCCGAACGGACTGAGTCCATGGTGCCGGGTTCCAAATCGACCAAAACGGCGCGTGGTACATATTTGCCACCGGACGCCTCATTGTAGTACACATTGATGCGCTCCAATTGCAGATCGCTGTCACCATGGTAGGCTCCAGTGGCATCGATGCCATGTTCATCGGAGATGATCTCCCAGaactataaaaaatattaagaaaaacaaaaaacaattgaagaaaatgttaaaaaataaaacggaaATTTCTGCATAATTGttgtatttcttatttttatttctcattGTTAAATCGATAATTGAAACAGCAGATGGCGAATAAAATTTGTCTTAaatataatgttttttttttttttgttttatttgtagtTCAAGGATTTTG encodes:
- the LOC6640838 gene encoding tubulin beta-1 chain, with product MREIVHIQAGQCGNQIGAKFWEIISDEHGIDATGAYHGDSDLQLERINVYYNEASGGKYVPRAVLVDLEPGTMDSVRSGPFGQIFRPDNFVFGQSGAGNNWAKGHYTEGAELVDSVLDVVRKEAESCDCLQGFQLTHSLGGGTGSGMGTLLISKIREEYPDRIMNTYSVVPSPKVSDTVVEPYNATLSVHQLVENTDETYCIDNEALYDICFRTLKLTTPTYGDLNHLVSLTMSGVTTCLRFPGQLNADLRKLAVNMVPFPRLHFFMPGFAPLTSRGSQQYRALTVPELTQQMFDAKNMMAACDPRHGRYLTVAAIFRGRMSMKEVDEQMLNIQNKNSSYFVEWIPNNVKTAVCDIPPRGLKMSATFIGNSTAIQELFKRISEQFTAMFRRKAFLHWYTGEGMDEMEFTEAESNMNDLVSEYQQYQEATADEDAEFEEEQEAEVDEN